GTCGTAACAGCATGTGATTGCACATTCGGATCAAGAGCAGTATCAATTGAGATGCCGCTTGCTAACAGATGTTGGACCCGTTCTTGGAGCTTAGTTTCGATGTCCTGCCTTGCTGCATCATTGCTTGCTGATTTCAACTGTTTCCCGTAGCCTTCTTCTTTCGCAACGAGCTGTTCAAGCTCATAGTAAACATAGGTAATATAGTCGGGATACTCATCACTTTTTTCGAAATTAGAAAGAGAGATCTTTCTATCAAGTGCCTTTTCATAATCGTCATTGCTAATATAGTCTTCTTCCTTCATTTTTGCTAAAATCCATTCTTTTCTCTCATGGGTCGCATAACTGTTTGTTGAAGGGTTGTAATGTGATGGATTATTGGGAACAGAACTTAAGAAAGCTATCTCTGCTAAGTTTAGTTCATGAGCGGTTTTATTAAAATAATAATGACTTGCCGCCTCAATACCATAAACCCCGTTAGAGAAATAGACAGTATTTAAATAGAGTTCAAGAATCTCTTCTTTTTCCATAACTTGTTCAATGTGGTAGGAATATAGCAACTCAGAAATTTTTCGTTCATAGCTTTGATCATGTGTTAAATATAAGTTGCGTGCTAGCTGTTGAGTAATTGTACTGCCACCCTGTTCAATAGATTGATGTTGCATGTTAACAACAAAGGCTCTAGCAATACCGGTCATATCAAAGCCAGGATGGTCAAAGAAAGATTGATCTTCCGCTGCTAAAAACGCATGTTTAAACATATCAGGAATCTCGTCATATGGTAAATAAATTCGATTTTCTGCTGAGAAAATGTCTGATACAGTGTTACCATCACGGTCACGTATGAGACTGTTAGTGTGCAAAGTTATCCGCTCTAGTTCCACAGCCTCATCTAACACAGTTTGAAGTGATTGTGCTGACGACATTTCCTTAGTCGTTTCCATGAAAAACAACGTAAAGAGCCCTATAAATAAGACGATAAATAGATTTCCAGCCATCATACGCATAACTGTCACAACACTTTCTAAGAAAATATGAATACTATCCTATATTACTCTAAATCAAAGGGAAGAGGAAGGCTTTTTTCTTATGGTATATTCAGTCATAAGACCTATTTTATATTTGTGGATGGCATTTTCAGTAATGTTATAACGTATAGAATCTTCATTAAAAAAGTGCGTCACTTACGAGAGACTAATAGTCTAGTTAAATATCCTTATTTTAATATTTAAGCTTCTTTTCAGTTAACAAATTGAATCTAGTATGGTTTAATCTTAAAAGTTAATCTCTTTTATCACAGTTAATCTTCCATTAACCTCCCGCCTCAAAATTGAGAGGAGAGTTAAAGTTATTTAGGTGAGAGTTACTGATGCTAATGTCCTGATTCACTCAACTACCTCGGTGGGAGATGTACCAAGCCTCCCACTGATTCAAGGTTCATTTTATAAAATAAGGGAGTTATATGTATGATAGAACAAAAGACAGACATCGTGAAGAAAAGGAATGCCACCCTAAACTTTGCAATTATCATGGCAATTCTATTTGTGATTGTAGGTATTCCCGCTTTAATCGCTCATCAATTAGGAATAGGTTGGGCTAAGTATCCGCTATTTGCTATTTACATAGGGTTGTTTGTAGCTTTCTATAAATGGATGAAAATAGATCGTACATTTGATGAAGTGATGACCCATAGGATAGATTTTGAAAAACGTGTGCTAGTGCGGATCTTCATTCAAGAAGGTGTGGAGGATGTTATCAAAGAGATCGCTATTCCATTTCATGCTGTTAGTAGCGTTGTATTAGCACCATCTGAAAAATGGGTGGATATTGGCCGGGCAGGATTAACGATTAAACGTTACCATTATGAACCTATCATTCTTATTGTGTATGAAGAGGAAGGGGAAAAGTACTTTTTCGGGATTACTTGTAAAACAAACTCGGAGACTAACGAATGGTTAGATAATCTTCAAAAAGCCAACTTACCATTAACGATTACGGATGAATGTGTAGAAGGACTTGTTGGAATTCCCCATCCTGAAGAAGCTATTGAACATGATTTTGCGAGAGTCCCATTACAATTTAATGGTGATATTAGCACTTATTTCAACAGAAAGAAAGGTTATTATTATCCCTATTATCCTGTCTATAAAAAAGGGGAAACTATTACTTTAGAGGAGAATACTATTCGCACATTTAAATGGAAAGTAAGGCATGTGTTTATAGCCACAAGTTTAGCACTTATAATGGTTGTTCTCCTTGCTGAAGCAGGCTTCATGACTGCGAGTGGAGCTTTTGTCGGAATAATACTCTTTGGAAGTAGTCACCTTTTATATAGCTATTCATTTAAGCATTTCACAAAAAGACATTGGTTCGGTATTGTGTCATTGTTAACGTTAAACTATTTAACAGTATCTAGTATTTCTAAGTTAGTAAATATAAATCAATTAGATATTCAGGTTTTTAGTAGTTACTTCTTATTCTTTGTACCTTTACTGTTTATATCTTACAGAATAAGGAAGAGGAAACCTGCTCAGCACCATTATCGAATCCAACATATCAAAAGACGTTTGAGATACAAGGGGAATTTAGAAAAATCAATGTAAATTCGTGATTAGCAGACTAGTGGAGATACTCGAATTTTGCTTGCTGTCCCATGAAAAATAGCAAGTGTGTCTCCCCTTTCGTGAGTTGTTAAAACCGTGACTTAATTATGTGGAGATAGCCATTTGAAATGGGGGAGATAGCGACTCTTACGGCTTCATGTTATGCCACTTCTCATACTTTTGAACATCCTTTTCTTGGTCATTGCATAAGATAAATCATGGTCTTAGAAATTGGGCCTAGAGGTGTTGAGAGGAGGTTACCGATGAAAATTATAGACAAAATACAACGCCATCGTGAGGAAGAGGAGCGTTTAAAGTGGGAAGGAACATTTGCAGAGTATTTGGATATTTTACGTGAAAGGCCAGAAGTAGCACAGACAGCTCACTCCCGGATCTACAATATGATAAAAGATGCAGGTGTCGTAGAGGAGAACGGGAAAAAGCGGTATCTGTTTTTTGAAGGCCATATTTTTGGTCTTGAAGAGGCTGTGGAGCGCCTCGTTGAAGAATATTTTCATTCGGCAGCAAAGCGGCTTGATGTAAAAAAGCGTATATTGTTATTAATGGGCCCGGTAAGTGGGGGAAAGTCAACGCTTGTAACCTTGCTAAAAAGAGGATTGGAAAAATATTCACGAACAGATCAAGGAGCGGTCTATGCCATCAAAGGGTGCCCTATGCATGAAGATCCGTTGCACTTAATTCCCCATCATATGAGAATCGACTTTTTCAACGAATTCGGTATACGCATTGAAGGTAACCTTTCACCACTTAATATGATGAGGTTAGAAAAAGATTATAGGGGGCGTATTGAAGACGTTCTCGTTGAACGTATCTTTCTATCTGAAGATCGTCGTGTCGGTGTAGGAACATTCAGCCCCTCTGATCCGAAATCTCAAGATATTGCAGATTTAACTGGGAGTATTGATTTCTCTACGATAGCAGAATTTGGTTCCGAATCTGACCCGAGGGCTTATCGGTTTGATGGCGAATTAAATAAAGCTAATCGAGGATTGATGGAATTTCAAGAAATGTTAAAGTGTGATGAGAAGTTTCTTTGGCATTTACTGTCCCTTACCCAAGAGGGAAATTTTAAAGCGGGAAGATTTGCCCTTATTTCTGCAGATGAAATGATTGTTGCCCATACAAATGAGGCAGAATATAAATCGTTTATTTCGAATAAGAAAAATGAAGCTCTTCACTCGCGGATGATTGTTATGCCAATTCCATACAATCTCAAAGTAAGTGAGGAAGAGCGAATATACAAAAAAATGATTTTAGAATCTGATATAGCGGATGTACACATTGCTCCCCACGCCCTAAAAATTGCAGCTACCTTTACTATTCTAACGCGGTTAAAGGAATCTAAAAAAAGCAATGTAGATGTGTTGAAAAAAATGAAGCTCTACGATGGGCAAACTGTAGAAGGCTTTAACACACAAGATGTGATTGAGTTGAAGAAGGAATTCGCCGATGAAGGGATGAATGGTATTGATCCTCGATATGTGATCAATCGTATTTCTTCTGCTATTATTCGTAAAGAACTCACCTCCATTAATGCTCTTGATGTTCTTCGTTCCATTAAAGAGGGTCTAAGTCAACATGCCTCTATTTCACAAGAGGATAAAGAAAGGTATTTAAATTATATTTCCATCGCAAGAAAAGAGTATGATGACATGGCAAAAAAAGAAGTGCAAAAAGCATTTGTTTATTCCTACGAAGAATCAGCTAAAACATTAATGGATAATTACCTGGATAATGTAGAGGCTTACTGCAATAAAAACAAGTTAAGAGATCCGTTAACAGGTGAAGAGATGAGCCCTGATGAAAAATTAATGCGTTCAATTGAAGAACAAATAGGTATTTCAGAAAATGCGAAAAAAGCATTTCGAGAAGAAATATTAATTCGCATTTCAGCCTATGCAAGAAATGGGAAGAAATTCGATTATCATTCTCATGATCGATTACGGGAAGCGATACAAAAGAAATTGTTTGCCGATTTAAAAGATGTCGTAAAGATAACGACGTCAACTAAGACACCAGATGAAAATCAGTTGAAAAAGATTAATGAAGTCATTGCGAGATTAATTGATGAATACGGCTATAACAGTACATCTGCTAATGATTTATTAAAATACGTTGGAAGCCTTCTCAATAGGTAAGAGTGGCTTAGGATATAAGTGTCTCTCCTCCGACACAATTATACCCGGATATTACAACTTGTTAACATGTAACATTCTAGTTTTATAAAAGTTTAAAACATTATGAATCGGGCAATAATTTTATTAAACGAGACGTAACTGGTTACTGTAAAACTGAATGTGGAGGAGAAAAAATGAATATGGGAGGAAATACATCTGAGTCAATACGAACGAAAAAGCTATCGTGTAAAACAGGTTTGTGGTCACTAACAAAACTGTTGACCGTTTTAGTGATCTTTGGCATCGTCATCCGCGGTTTTTTATTTACTAATTACGTTGTCTATGGTCAATCGATGATGCCAACAATTAATGATGGCGAACGCATTATCGTAAATAAAATTGATTATGAATTAGTTGCTCCAGCACGTTTTGACCTAATTATTTTCCACGCTTCTGAACAGTCTGACTATATTAAACGAATAATTGGTCTTCCTGGAGATACGCTTAAGTACGAAAATGATACCCTTTATATTAATGGAGAAGCTCAGGAAGAAGCTTTTTTAGAAGACTATAAAAAAACTCATGAAAGCGGTGTGTTTACAGAAAATTTTACGTTGGAACAAGTGACAGGTGAAACTGAAATACCTGAAGGCTATGTATTTGTATTAGGTGATAATCGACAAAACAGTGTTGATAGTCGGCATATTGGTTTTGTCCCTATCGAAGAAATTGTTGGAAAAGCTAATATTACATTTTGGCCCTTAACGAATATAAGGCTACTTTCTTAATAGAATTACTTAGACTTTGACCTGTGTGATCACCGCAGGTTCAAAGTTTTTTATTGCCTTCGAATGAAGGAAAAGAATTTTTGTCAACTCGCTGTTCATACTGCATAGTATAAAGTAAACATCATGCACATCGTTATGATGTAAAACTAAGGAGGGAAAGCGGATGACAAACTCTTCAAATAGAAATTTCGTTGTCTCTCAAGAGAATTGGTCCCTCCATCGAAAAGGCTACCAAGATCAGCGAAGGCATCAGGAAAAGGTACAAGATGCCCTTCAGAAAAACTTACGAGAGTTAGTAACCGAAGAAAGTATTGTCATGTCTAATGGCCGAGATATCATTAAAGTTCCTATTCGTTCATTAGATGAATATAAAATTAAATATAACTATGATAAAAACAAACACGTTGGCCAAGGAAAAGGTAAAAGCCAAATTGGGGATGTAGTTGCTCGAGATGGCCGTGAAGCAAAGCAACCTGGAAAGGGAGAAGGAGCAGGCAATACACCAGGAGAAGACTATTTCGAAGCAGAAGTGTCTATTACCGAATTGGAAACGTTACTTTTCAGCGAATTAGAGCTCCCTCATTTACAGAAAAAAGAAGACGACAACGTCGTAGTGGAAGACATTGAATTTAATGATATTCGAAAAAAGGGACTTATGGGAAACGTAGATAAGCGGCGGACAATTTTGCAAGCATTAAAGCGAAACGCCATGCATGGTAAACCACATATTGCTCCTATATATAACGATGATTTGCGCTTTAAAACATGGAATGACCTAGTGAAACCAGAATCAAAAGCCGTCGTGATAGCGATGATGGACACGTCAGGAAGTATGGGGCGATTTGAGAAGTATATGGCGAGAAGTTTTTTCTTTTGGATGACACGGTTCTTAAGAACAAAATATGAAACTGTCGATATCGTATTTATTGCTCACCATACAGAAGCTAAAAAAGTGACGGAGGATGACTTTTTTATGAAAGGGGAAAGTGGTGGTACCATTTGTTCATCAGCTTACAAAAAAGCCCTCGATATTATTGCTACTGACTATCCGCCATCACGCTACAACATTTACCCTTTCCATTTCTCAGACGGAGACAACCTGACCTCTGATAACCATCGCTGTCTAAAATATGTTCAGGAGCTCATGGAAATAGCTAATATGTTTGGCTATGGTGAGGTGAATCAGTACAATCGCCCATCTACCTTAATGAACGCCTACAAAAAGGTAGACGATCTTCGCTTCAAACATTATATTTTGCGTGAAAAAAATGATGTGTATGAAGCATTAAAATATTTTTTTAAAAAAGAGGAAGGGGCAGCGGCTTATTAACGGTGTATGTCTTAATAGGTTAAAACGGATTTTATAAAGGGCTTTAACTCTCTAAAAAGTGTGTTAAGCCCTTTTTTAGTTTCCTAGTGGTTCATATAAAAAACGTTGCCACCACAGGATGTCAAGAGGCTAAAGACGCGAAGTTGCATTACAGCTATGCCAGCTGGGAAAGAACGAGTCCAGGAGCGATAGGCGGTATCTTTGGATCGAAAACAAGAAGAGCCGTCCGCACTTCCAACGACAAAACAATTTACAAGTGGATGGGATTGCAGGGCCACAATCGTTTCAGATGTTGTTTAAATAAAAAAAGAGCAGGGGTTTTCCCCTGCTATACGACTATTAAACTTTGTTCAACTGCATCTGAGAAAGAAGTTTTTAAATAATTATCTACACTTGCCTTAAACTCATTCAGTTGTAACCATTCACCTTTATCCATGCTAATTAAAGCATTACATCTTTCTGCTATATATTCAACTGCTTTGTATATTGCCCTTATGTCAACAAAACACGCATCATCATCAACCTCTATTGATAATTTGTGTTCACTAGATGTGGACTCTATTTCAAAATAGATGTACTCCTTAAACTTAGAATGTCCCTTCCACCTCTCATCATCCAACCATTTATCCCAAGATAATGAAAGGGAAGTGCCATTTGTAAGACTATCTTGCTCCCCCACCCTAGATAAATTGACTCCTTTTTGCCACATTATTTCTACTAACTCATCTACTTTAGGTAAACAGTTTTTATCTTTTATTTTTATGAAAATTTTCATAATACCTCCTTAGTTATTCAACCAATCTACAGCCTTTTGTAAATTCTTAAGAAGTTCTTGTTTTTGACCTTTGCTTAAGTTTAAATTCTTTGGTATTTGAGGTTCTAAAGGTAAACTAGGGTCAATTCTTACATCTACTGTAGAATTTTTACCACTACCTGCTTGTATCTGAATTTTATTGCCATCAGGTTCTGCATCTACTCTTAACTTAACTTTCTTACCGTTTATTGTTGTTTCTATAGGTTTACCAAATGTTTTACTTGTTATTTTAATATTACCAGTACCCTTATTAACATTAGCGTTTTGGCTAGAATTAACATTATTGTTGCTATTTTTATTTTTAGAAGTGGAGTCAGCACGTTTAATATTATTAATTGATATGTTGCCATACCCTCTCCTACCACCAAACATAGGGTTGAAATTATTTATAATAGCGCCAACCTGCGCTGCAAGAATAATTCGTTTTGCTTCCTTTTCAGATATTTCTTTACCTGTGAAATAATTATATCCTTCATTGGCAGCTCTTATTTGGCCTTGGAAAATATCTTCATGATCGTCGCTAGCACTGTCATCTTTAATGACAAGGTCTCCATTCTTTATAGCTTCTCGAAAGGCTATAATAGCTTGTGCAGTTTCTGCATCGATAGAGCTTGTGTCTTTCTTTCTTAGTTTTGGGCTATTGCCATAAATAGAATCATAAGAGGTATCGATAATGAAATCATCAAGACGATAACAGCCGTGTTCACCGCACCAATCATACTCTTCCTCCTCTTCCTTTTTAGCTGCAGCCCTTTTTCTCCTTGCTTCCTTAACAGACATGTACCAATTTTTTAAAGGCTCGATCTTTTCTTTGCCTATCTCCACTGCAGAATGATAGATATCTTTAAATTCCGCTACAAGTTCTCTCGCTTTCAGCGTAGCTCTATAGTGTGCAAGTGACTCTAAAGTAGTCATATCAAGCACGGTGAGGCGTTCATTTGGAAACGGTAATTGGGCAACTTGTGACGCCCGATTTTTCAACACCTCAGCCAGCGTACCATGGGTGGGTAAATGCTGCAATTGGGTGACTGAAAAGTCTTTGACGCTGAGATGGCCACCATCCATGGCTTCGTGCATCTCCATGACATACTTACCTAATGTTTGCAGGTTCTCCTTGATAGACTGTAACGAGGCGGCACCCGTGTGATCAAATTGCAGCACTTTGTCCACTGTCTCGTTCGCAAAGTCTTTCCCCATTTTAATGGCCTGTTGGACATCGCTATCATCAATAAGAGGAATGGCGATAATGTCTTGAATACTTCTTAGGGTGTCATTCACCGAATCCGTTAGTGACATGGTCGTTTGACTTGCTCGATTTAGCCCGTCCTGAACCTCACCTTCAAGAAAGGCTTGGTCAATGAAACCGCCTGGTGCCGGCTCCACTAAATATAAAGATTCCTTGATGTTCTGGAGGGCGTGCTCGTAATCTTGCGTAAACAGTCTTAATGATTGAATAAAAGGGATATGGCACGTGGCAAAAAAATTGCGAATAGCTTGGCCACCTTGCCCTCTAAATTCAGCTTCTAAGTTTACAAAATTAGTAAGTGCCACCTCCATATCACACAGTTGGACTTCTTTCTGACGGAGCCCCTGGATCGTCATATCAATCCCTTCATGAAGCTTGTCCACATCTAATTGCTTCATACTCATGAAATAAACGCTCACTTTCTATTAAATTATAAAACGAACCTTCAATCAGTGGGCGTTATCGTACTTCTCCCACTGATTGGTAGTTGAGTGAATCAGGACATTAGCGTCCGTTAGCTCCCGCCTAAATAGATGTAGCTCTCCGCTCTATTGTGAGGCGGGAGTTTTACGGACGGTTATCTGTGATAAATGAAAAAAGCGTGATGAGCACGCCTCTATACATAATAATGGAAATAATTTTAAGGTTAAATAAGGAAATAGACGTGTTTTTAAGAAGAGGTAGGACGCAGCTGTAAGTGAAAATGTAGAAGGCATAGGACCTTAGTCATTCGTAAAGAGTCATAATAAAAGACCAGCACATTACAATGCTAGTCTCGACAGCTTTTCGATAGGCTTAAAGTCATATAAAAATCAAAAAACACTTACCACTGTTTCTCCCTCAACGCCACATCTTTACTTTTATTCTTATCCCACCAGACGAGTTTCTTTTCTGCGAGTGCATGAAGCACCTTGTCCAAGTCTTTTGGCGTTTTACCTGTGAATTTGAGTAAGTTGTTATAGTTGGTGTTTTGGTCTTTTATATGCCTATGATTAAATACAATACGATACACTTTACGTTCTGAGTCTGTCATGTTAGCACCTCGTTAACAATTAAAATACAAACAAACGTTCCCTTTTGTCAACTGGTTATTGTTCCTTATATAGGAAGGAAGTCACTAACGTTGCATTAATTTAGTTTCACTATTAAAAATAATCACAATGTTCAATAAAGTTATTTTGTGCAAAGAAAAAGTCCTTTATAATAAATAAGTCAGGTGGTCACCTGTCCAAATCCACTAATAAAGGACCCATCTCATGGACAAGATTACACGAAAAACGTCATTTGGACAATGGTTTTCACCTATAAATCTTCAACTATTTGAAGAACAAGTGAAAACATTGAAATGAGATTTCTATACGAAGAAACTTACGACGGAATCATTCCTAAAATTATTACTCTACGCACAACTCGAGGAAGTAGAAAGTCTTCATGCGCTGAGTGATTGTCTATTCGATGACCAGCTTCAAGAAGGAATCAACCTTGATTCGATCAGTATTTCTCAACTTTCACGCCGGTTGAATGGCATGAATCCAGACTTGTTTGAGCGGCTTTTCCTTGATTTAGTGTCACAAATTCATGCGAAAACACATTTTAAAAAACGCATTATGCCATTAAAAATCATTGATTCAAGCACATTGCCACTTCATTTGACCCATCATAAATGGGCAAAGTTCAGGAAAACCAAAGCGGGTGTTAAGTTACATTTGCGTCTTGTGTTTATGGAAAAAGGAACGTCCTATCCCGAAAAAGCCGTCATAACAACGGCAAAGGAACATGATCGTGGTCAGCTTGAAGTTATGGTAGATGACAGAGCATGCATGCATGTATGTGTTTGACCGTGGTTATTTAGACTATGACCGCTTTGACCGCATGACAGATGATGGCTACTTTTTTCTCTCTAGGCTAAGGAAAAACGCTGTCGTACGGGACGTTTATACTTTTAAACTTCCTAAGGATTCCTCTGTTTTATCCGATCAAATGGTTGTGCTTGGGGCGACTCAAAATCGTGCTGAAAACTATTTGTTAAAAGTAATCGATTCAAAAGGAAATGAGCTTCAATTAATTACCAATCGGTTTGATTTAAGCGCCGAAGATATTTCAGAGATGTATAAGTCACGCTGGACGATTGAATTATTTTTCAAATGGATCAAACAGCATCTTAATATTAAAAAGTTCTATGGGCAAAGCGAATGGGCGATCCAAAACCAAGTAGTAATAGCACTGATTGTTTTCTGCTTGCATGTTCTGGCTCAAATAGAGACGCAAAGCAAGCTAAAGGTCTTACAAATCAGTCGTTATTTACGGGCAGCACTGTGGAAGCCCACCTATACTTGGTTAAGGAAAATTGAAGGAAAAGCCGTCCCTTAATCACGATCTTGTCGTCGTAGCACACGTCTAATTGTAAAGTTTTTTCCAAATGGATGGCGCCACCTTTAGTTGGGGAGTTACTTTTTTGGCTCTTTTCAGAAACAACTTTAAGACTGAAAATTCCGGTTTTATTTATGTAACACTAGTGACAATTATTGTAAAAAAAGTATTATTTTTAAAAAATGTGGTGTAATTATAATTTTGGAAAGGAGGTATTATCATTAAATTATTTTTATTGTTTTTAGTTTTATTAATCATGAATGGTTGTGATAATAATTTAACAGTTAAAGAATTTACTCAGAAAGATTGTGAAGAAAATTGGGCGATATGTGTTTTGATACCTGATAAGAAAATGTATTATGATGAATCGAAATTGGTAAAGGTTGCGGTACTTGATAGTGGAATAAATGAGGATATTTTAGAACTAAATAGACCAATAGAGAAAAAATATAATGCAATAAATAACTCAGAAAATATTGAGCACGATTTTGGTCACGGGACTAAGGTAGCGAGTATCATAGCTTCTAATTTAAATAAGTCATTAATAGGATTAAATGAGAATGTTTTATTATATGATGTCCAGGTTTTGGATGAAAATGGATTTGGAAATGTGGAAAATGTAGTTGATGGGATTAAGTGGGGTATAGAACAGGAGGTAGATATTATAAATTTAAGTTTTGGTTTTTCCATAGATGATATAAACTTGCATGAAGCAATCTTAAAAGCAAATGAGCAAGGAATTATACTAGTAGCTTCAACTGGTAATAGTATTGGAGAATTTACAGATTATCCTGCTAGATATCCTGAAGTACTTTCAATATCGGCTGTTGACAGTGGGCTAGATTTGTATCCATATGCTGGATTAGGAAAAGTTGACTTTGTGGCACCGGGGGTAGATGTAAAAGTAATTGATGCAAATGGTGAAATTGTTTTGGAGAGTGGAACCTCATTAGCAACGGCTTATGCAACGAGTGTAATAGTGAATTTGTTACAGTTTATAAGTGATAGGCTAATTGAAGATTCTAAAAGGTTAGATTCAGAAGAAAAGTACGGAAATGGTTTAATACAACTAAATAGATAAGGTGGAACATTATAGAGAAAATATCTAATTTACTTAATTATTATTTCAATTTTT
The Salipaludibacillus sp. LMS25 DNA segment above includes these coding regions:
- a CDS encoding transglycosylase domain-containing protein encodes the protein MRMMAGNLFIVLFIGLFTLFFMETTKEMSSAQSLQTVLDEAVELERITLHTNSLIRDRDGNTVSDIFSAENRIYLPYDEIPDMFKHAFLAAEDQSFFDHPGFDMTGIARAFVVNMQHQSIEQGGSTITQQLARNLYLTHDQSYERKISELLYSYHIEQVMEKEEILELYLNTVYFSNGVYGIEAASHYYFNKTAHELNLAEIAFLSSVPNNPSHYNPSTNSYATHERKEWILAKMKEEDYISNDDYEKALDRKISLSNFEKSDEYPDYITYVYYELEQLVAKEEGYGKQLKSASNDAARQDIETKLQERVQHLLASGISIDTALDPNVQSHAVTTINNRLSSTDIQGAVSVIDHEAGEIVAITGGTSYDKFNFHRGYQAYRQPGSAIKPLLVYAPLIDTTKMSSSSLIDAGPVQRGQYEPQNFGGAVYGKVALEEALKNSYNTAAVRILDMVGIEASFNYLDLFDFQKISSNDHVLPAALGGLSEGVSINELTQAYTVFATDGIYTSPKAIRGVYDKEGELLYEWPTKEKEVWSSDTVNEMRKMLGKVITEGTGRRARFSTTGYLGGKTGTTNDYYDLWFVGSSNRYTTGLWIGKDNPSSLYQQSQNHLHTQLWRDIMAGIH
- a CDS encoding PrkA family serine protein kinase encodes the protein MKIIDKIQRHREEEERLKWEGTFAEYLDILRERPEVAQTAHSRIYNMIKDAGVVEENGKKRYLFFEGHIFGLEEAVERLVEEYFHSAAKRLDVKKRILLLMGPVSGGKSTLVTLLKRGLEKYSRTDQGAVYAIKGCPMHEDPLHLIPHHMRIDFFNEFGIRIEGNLSPLNMMRLEKDYRGRIEDVLVERIFLSEDRRVGVGTFSPSDPKSQDIADLTGSIDFSTIAEFGSESDPRAYRFDGELNKANRGLMEFQEMLKCDEKFLWHLLSLTQEGNFKAGRFALISADEMIVAHTNEAEYKSFISNKKNEALHSRMIVMPIPYNLKVSEEERIYKKMILESDIADVHIAPHALKIAATFTILTRLKESKKSNVDVLKKMKLYDGQTVEGFNTQDVIELKKEFADEGMNGIDPRYVINRISSAIIRKELTSINALDVLRSIKEGLSQHASISQEDKERYLNYISIARKEYDDMAKKEVQKAFVYSYEESAKTLMDNYLDNVEAYCNKNKLRDPLTGEEMSPDEKLMRSIEEQIGISENAKKAFREEILIRISAYARNGKKFDYHSHDRLREAIQKKLFADLKDVVKITTSTKTPDENQLKKINEVIARLIDEYGYNSTSANDLLKYVGSLLNR
- a CDS encoding S8 family serine peptidase, with protein sequence MFLVLLIMNGCDNNLTVKEFTQKDCEENWAICVLIPDKKMYYDESKLVKVAVLDSGINEDILELNRPIEKKYNAINNSENIEHDFGHGTKVASIIASNLNKSLIGLNENVLLYDVQVLDENGFGNVENVVDGIKWGIEQEVDIINLSFGFSIDDINLHEAILKANEQGIILVASTGNSIGEFTDYPARYPEVLSISAVDSGLDLYPYAGLGKVDFVAPGVDVKVIDANGEIVLESGTSLATAYATSVIVNLLQFISDRLIEDSKRLDSEEKYGNGLIQLNR
- the lepB gene encoding signal peptidase I; translated protein: MNMGGNTSESIRTKKLSCKTGLWSLTKLLTVLVIFGIVIRGFLFTNYVVYGQSMMPTINDGERIIVNKIDYELVAPARFDLIIFHASEQSDYIKRIIGLPGDTLKYENDTLYINGEAQEEAFLEDYKKTHESGVFTENFTLEQVTGETEIPEGYVFVLGDNRQNSVDSRHIGFVPIEEIVGKANITFWPLTNIRLLS
- a CDS encoding LXG domain-containing protein, with protein sequence MKQLDVDKLHEGIDMTIQGLRQKEVQLCDMEVALTNFVNLEAEFRGQGGQAIRNFFATCHIPFIQSLRLFTQDYEHALQNIKESLYLVEPAPGGFIDQAFLEGEVQDGLNRASQTTMSLTDSVNDTLRSIQDIIAIPLIDDSDVQQAIKMGKDFANETVDKVLQFDHTGAASLQSIKENLQTLGKYVMEMHEAMDGGHLSVKDFSVTQLQHLPTHGTLAEVLKNRASQVAQLPFPNERLTVLDMTTLESLAHYRATLKARELVAEFKDIYHSAVEIGKEKIEPLKNWYMSVKEARRKRAAAKKEEEEEYDWCGEHGCYRLDDFIIDTSYDSIYGNSPKLRKKDTSSIDAETAQAIIAFREAIKNGDLVIKDDSASDDHEDIFQGQIRAANEGYNYFTGKEISEKEAKRIILAAQVGAIINNFNPMFGGRRGYGNISINNIKRADSTSKNKNSNNNVNSSQNANVNKGTGNIKITSKTFGKPIETTINGKKVKLRVDAEPDGNKIQIQAGSGKNSTVDVRIDPSLPLEPQIPKNLNLSKGQKQELLKNLQKAVDWLNN
- the yhbH gene encoding sporulation protein YhbH — translated: MTNSSNRNFVVSQENWSLHRKGYQDQRRHQEKVQDALQKNLRELVTEESIVMSNGRDIIKVPIRSLDEYKIKYNYDKNKHVGQGKGKSQIGDVVARDGREAKQPGKGEGAGNTPGEDYFEAEVSITELETLLFSELELPHLQKKEDDNVVVEDIEFNDIRKKGLMGNVDKRRTILQALKRNAMHGKPHIAPIYNDDLRFKTWNDLVKPESKAVVIAMMDTSGSMGRFEKYMARSFFFWMTRFLRTKYETVDIVFIAHHTEAKKVTEDDFFMKGESGGTICSSAYKKALDIIATDYPPSRYNIYPFHFSDGDNLTSDNHRCLKYVQELMEIANMFGYGEVNQYNRPSTLMNAYKKVDDLRFKHYILREKNDVYEALKYFFKKEEGAAAY